Genomic DNA from Macadamia integrifolia cultivar HAES 741 chromosome 6, SCU_Mint_v3, whole genome shotgun sequence:
AGAAAACATTGGAACCCTACCCACCTTACTCCAATTGGCATGtgaaattttgttgtttttccgAAAACACAAACCTTAGACTCTGCCAGTGGTATAGTGGTACCTAAGTGGAGAGTAAAAAAGTGCAGACAGTTCAGCCACTACGTAacactatctcacataggattCTTTTGACTTAGGGAAGCCAGTAAAATAGggtaaagggaaaataaaaaattgtttcccAAACAAAATATCTGATCTGTAATGCAAATAATTAGGTCACCTAATCTGTGACCTTAACGTTAACTCCTCAATATTAATAGATTGGCCACAAATAGATGGATAACACCTTTCACTTTTATGGCTCAATTACTATGACCCAAAACAAAAATGTCAATCTCACCAATAGCGAAAGTCACAGTCTTAACTAATCATCCAATATAAATTatgggcaagtgttttctggGTAAGACACATGGCTACATCTAAAAAGTGAAATGTCCCTCCTAAGGACACAATGGTCACTTTGCATTCCCTctagatgaaaaaaataacGATTATCAAACCTAACAAAATTTGCATTCAAGAGATACGGTTTCCAAATTCCAACTAGGTTGCAAGATTAGCACATATTCCAAATCACGCTTGctgaggctgtgtttggtaatcaTCAAGAAAAATGTCTAAAagaaaaacggaataaagcatTTGATGTCAACTtggtatttttcaaatttttttaaataaaaatgagaaaaaaaaatgctagaaataCAAATTGATGgaacaacaaaaccttattccgtcatttcagtttcatttcaaatacaaaaaaatgaacaactagAATAATCGTTCTTGAAACAAGTTcgccaaacaccatttttttgttttaaaaaggATTTTTGAGACAGAAACACAAAATATCGTTTCTAGAATTGAATGACTACGAACGCAGCCTTAATACTTTTTAGTggcattaaattaaaaaaaaaaaaatgaatggaaCACTAAATTCCATCTCGTTCATGCATAAAAATTTTCTAATAGACTTTAAAACTTAGATTTATATATATTGACAATCAAGATGTCAAATATTACAAACTTAGAACAAACCATCCTCTTGCTAATTCCTAATTAAGATGCTAGTCCCAAATATAATTAGTACAATCCTAGTAAATATGAACGGAAGATTCTAGTTTACCTAATCTGATTTGCTAAGCACAGGAAACACCGAGGGGAGTGGAGGGTGTGAACCGTTGGGAGACGCTTCTCCTTGATAACGAGTCAAAACCCATCTCGGGAACCTCTGGGATTGTGAAAAGCCCACCTGAAACTGAACCAGATCGGTCATATAACGCGTAGAACTCATGTTTTGAGTGAGATCGTCCATCTTCCACTTTGAACAAGGAAGTTGAAGTTGGTTTGGACCTGAAAACCAAGCGGATGAGCTTCTGAAGAGATCGAGAAATCttagagggagagggagaagaggaggaggatctcTTATTAGCCCGTGGCGGAGGTTGGAATGGGCGAGGATGAGATGATGAGTGAGGCATGGATAAGGATCTTGAGGTGATGATGGCGGAGTGAAGCTGGTTCTCAAATGATTTGAGCTCGAACGAGTCGTACAGAGAGCTTCCACAATCCCAAACCAGAGAATTCATCTGGTTCTTCTGGGCTTTATCAGCCATCTTCTCCACTGGAACTTCTGGTTGGAATTGgattggagaagagaagaaagaaggtaaACCCTAAGCTTTCTCTCTTAAAGGATTTATCAGGGTAACAAGGGACGACGGTGTGTGGGTTGTGTTTGTTTCATATGATATATGGGGGCGACGCTTTAATTTGACCGTGTTGGGGACCAGTATGATGTAGTCTTGTATTTTGTTGCTTGCATTTGTGGGTTAATTTCCAAAGGTCCAATAATTCATAAAGCTTGAGACCTCAAGGTCTAGGGGAATCAATTTACCTTGTGTGTTATCTTTGTTATTGGGGCCTCAAAAAATTAGCAGGtccatcaaatttttttatagggTTACATGGTTATTCCAATAATATGTGCCTAAATAGAGTTTCACTTTATATTTATAGTGATATGATTTTCTCTATAATATAATAGAGGTGTGAGGACCTATGTTGTGGTCTTGTGGgtataatgtcttgtattctattacTTGCATTTGTGGGCTGATTTTGAAGGGTTATTGAGAGGGCAGGAGAAGTCAGCCCATCCTAAGTTATCTTTGTTACTAGGGCCTTGATGTGCTGGCAGGTCCATGGTGGGGCTTCATGGGGTGGCAAATTCCgatgaaaaaaaatgtttttaggGTTACATGCAttgtttcaagtattggtatcagattgACCGTATTAGCTATATCATATCAGTATCGACACTAGACTAATCTGAATCGATTACccgtattttttcttttttcaaaaaagtaAGGGAAAAAGTGGCCAATGCTCACCGATCTGATCTAATCCATATCAGTTTTGGATTGGTATTAGTCAATATCGATGCCGATGACTAAATCCATGATTACATGAGTATTTCGACAATTTGTATTTATGTAGcgtttcactatatatttgtaacaagaTTTTCTCAGCAATCTAAGATTAGCATGATGACGAATGATTGGAATTCTATTCTTTATTGATAGTAAAACAGAACACAGATATTTCATCATGACGTAGACAATCTTGCCAAACCATATATATCGCATGTATGACTTTTccaataaagcattaaattttCCATATGATGACACAGTAGTTGGTGTAATGAAATGTCGGTCGGCATTAATGAGAAATGAGTTGGTTCTTTCtagatctctctttttccttctttccaaTTTGCCATGGTTGCTGGAGGTTAGTAGCCTCCACATCTTCTATTCCTCCTCCACTCACCTCACTGACTTAGTCCGTGGATTAAATTCATTCAATGGGAAGTTTACAAAGTTTGTCCTTGCCATTTGGTTGACGTACGGCAGTGCACAGTTAGGTTAGTTAAGATAACATCTTCACATTCATGTACAGGTCCATTCTCTTTAAATGAGGGTACAAGAGAAATTGTCTAAGAAGACAGAAGGGAGTGAGTTTAAGTTCATAGTGTCCTTCATCCTTATCCACAGAATATCACTATCTGCTACACAATTTCACGAAAAGACAATATATGCACCTCCCTTACTACTTCGCATGTATAATTTTATCTTGTACACGTAATGGATTCAAAACCAACCACTAAACCATATATAAGCCTAACAATAACTGCGTGGACATACATAATACAAGAAACAACCCAAGACCATGATCATGATAGGATCATAAGATCATCTTAAATTGAAGGCAAGCCATCGCTTTCCCCATTTCCGACTACTCACATAGGATACTAATCAGTATCAAGGAaatgggtgaaagaaaaatagaaatatttctcatgatataaTTCTTTTTTGATGCAATAAGTGCGCTCCAAGAATAAGATAGAAGTTTAATCTTACATTGGTGAGAGTAATGTATAACTGTTGCACTTACGACGTACCTTGGGAAGGGCATCTCCATCCTAAAGTTTGGGATTTGGGGTTGGAGTCGTTGGACACCCTTTATGTTTTCAATAGtcttttgtctttattttgcatgtttcttccttaggctgtgtttggtagccaaaaaaagaaaagaaaaagagtaccaaaaaaaaaaaatctcttctttCCATGTAGATCTTTT
This window encodes:
- the LOC122081531 gene encoding uncharacterized protein LOC122081531, which encodes MADKAQKNQMNSLVWDCGSSLYDSFELKSFENQLHSAIITSRSLSMPHSSSHPRPFQPPPRANKRSSSSSPSPSKISRSLQKLIRLVFRSKPTSTSLFKVEDGRSHSKHEFYALYDRSGSVSGGLFTIPEVPEMGFDSLSRRSVSQRFTPSTPLGVSCA